A window of the Streptomyces finlayi genome harbors these coding sequences:
- the rsgA gene encoding ribosome small subunit-dependent GTPase A, whose product MSFSSLPAPTSSPVTTSSHALSPYGWDEDWADAFAPYAAQGLLPGRVVRVDRGQCDLVTPHGPLRADTAFVVPRDPMRVICTGDWVAVDPEGDPQFVRTLLPRRTAFVRSSSSERSEGQVLATNIDHIVICVSLAVELDLGRAERFLALAMSSSSGTALLGDAGTSGKPDPQPVVLLTKADLVPDGVTLSHLVQDIEGIAPGVQVLTVSSATGEGVDVFRAVVSGGTSVLLGTSGAGKSTLANTLLGEDVMDVKAARGVDGKGRHTTTTRNLLVLPGGGVLIDTPGLRGVGLWDAEAGVGQVFSEIEDLARQCRFHDCAHEAEPGCAVLGAVEDGALAERRLDSYRKLLRENHRIAAKTDARLRAETMREWKRRGAAGRAAQDFKRGKMR is encoded by the coding sequence TTGTCTTTCTCCTCTCTTCCGGCTCCGACCTCCTCTCCGGTTACGACCTCCTCGCACGCGCTGTCTCCGTACGGCTGGGACGAGGACTGGGCCGACGCGTTCGCCCCGTACGCCGCGCAGGGTCTGCTGCCCGGCCGCGTGGTCCGGGTGGACCGCGGCCAGTGCGACCTCGTCACTCCGCACGGCCCGTTGCGGGCGGACACCGCTTTCGTGGTGCCCCGCGACCCGATGCGGGTCATCTGCACGGGCGACTGGGTGGCCGTCGACCCCGAAGGCGACCCGCAGTTCGTACGGACGCTGCTCCCGCGGCGTACGGCCTTCGTCCGCTCGTCGTCGTCCGAGCGGTCCGAAGGGCAGGTGCTCGCCACCAACATCGACCACATCGTCATCTGCGTCTCGCTCGCGGTCGAACTCGACCTCGGGCGTGCGGAGCGGTTCCTCGCCCTCGCGATGTCCAGCTCCAGTGGTACCGCGCTCCTCGGGGACGCCGGAACCTCCGGAAAGCCAGACCCGCAGCCGGTCGTGCTGCTGACCAAGGCCGACCTGGTGCCGGACGGCGTCACGCTCTCCCACCTCGTCCAGGACATCGAGGGCATCGCCCCCGGAGTCCAGGTGCTGACCGTCAGCTCAGCCACCGGCGAGGGCGTCGACGTGTTCCGTGCCGTCGTCTCCGGGGGGACGAGCGTGCTGCTCGGCACCTCCGGCGCGGGCAAGTCCACCCTCGCCAACACCCTGCTCGGTGAGGACGTGATGGACGTCAAGGCCGCTCGTGGCGTCGACGGCAAGGGCCGGCACACCACCACGACCCGTAACCTCCTCGTCCTGCCGGGAGGCGGCGTGCTCATCGACACCCCGGGCCTGCGCGGCGTCGGGCTCTGGGACGCGGAGGCCGGTGTCGGCCAGGTCTTCTCCGAGATCGAGGACCTGGCGCGGCAGTGCCGATTCCACGACTGCGCCCATGAGGCCGAACCGGGCTGCGCGGTCCTCGGCGCCGTCGAGGACGGGGCACTGGCCGAGCGGCGCCTCGACAGCTACCGCAAGCTGCTCCGCGAGAACCACCGG
- a CDS encoding DUF5949 family protein gives MTTPQTATGTFTPAQLGTQILIGWSGRHPEGDHDVAFLLTYSLGDGQDGPEAGAAAMRTALERSGLTVGGELTRASETPGLQVKLLVQAGQAVLTMPHFKAQYQVPQEWLAAAAAQGEVYGMFATRPWPEGVPGRPVSEEMLRSFAADEDVVKTSALCLLPVRSLG, from the coding sequence ATGACCACACCCCAGACCGCCACCGGCACGTTCACACCGGCCCAGTTGGGCACCCAGATCCTCATCGGCTGGAGCGGCCGGCACCCGGAGGGCGACCACGACGTCGCGTTCCTGCTCACCTACTCGCTCGGCGACGGGCAGGACGGTCCGGAGGCCGGCGCGGCGGCCATGCGCACCGCACTGGAGCGCAGCGGTCTCACCGTCGGCGGCGAGCTCACCCGGGCGTCCGAAACACCGGGCCTCCAGGTGAAGCTCCTCGTCCAGGCCGGACAGGCCGTCCTGACGATGCCTCATTTCAAGGCGCAGTACCAGGTGCCGCAGGAGTGGCTGGCCGCCGCGGCGGCCCAGGGCGAGGTCTATGGAATGTTCGCCACCCGCCCGTGGCCGGAGGGCGTACCGGGCCGGCCGGTGAGCGAGGAGATGCTGCGTTCGTTCGCGGCCGACGAGGATGTCGTCAAGACGTCCGCGCTCTGCCTCCTGCCGGTGCGCAGCCTGGGCTGA
- a CDS encoding rodlin gives MKKMMAGAAVAVSLVGLSAAAAPSAMAIGNDGGTTSVNGNGASQAFGNAVTKGDWSPNTHLVQGTLNKACIAVPAKANVGALVGLLVPVAVQDINVLSSPQNQQCTENSTQAKGDEPLSHILDDIPVLSGNGVGNN, from the coding sequence ATGAAGAAGATGATGGCCGGCGCGGCAGTGGCCGTGTCCCTGGTCGGTCTGTCCGCCGCTGCGGCCCCCTCGGCCATGGCGATCGGCAATGACGGGGGCACCACGTCGGTCAACGGCAACGGCGCCTCGCAGGCGTTCGGCAACGCCGTGACCAAGGGTGACTGGAGTCCGAACACCCACCTGGTCCAGGGCACCCTGAACAAGGCGTGCATCGCTGTGCCGGCCAAGGCCAACGTCGGCGCGCTCGTCGGCCTGCTCGTGCCGGTCGCGGTCCAGGACATCAACGTCCTGTCCTCGCCGCAGAACCAGCAGTGCACCGAGAACTCCACCCAGGCGAAGGGCGACGAGCCCCTGTCGCACATCCTGGACGACATCCCGGTTCTCTCGGGCAACGGCGTCGGCAACAACTGA
- a CDS encoding rodlin — protein MMKKILASAAVAASVVGVSAAAAPSAMAIANDGGTTSINGNGASQAFGNSATHGDWSPQFALIQGSLNKPCIGLPAKANIGSLVGVVPIAVQDINVLSSPQNQQCTENSTQAKGDEALSHILDDIPVLSGNGVGNN, from the coding sequence ATGATGAAGAAGATTCTGGCCTCGGCGGCTGTCGCTGCTTCGGTCGTCGGTGTCTCCGCTGCGGCGGCCCCCTCCGCCATGGCCATCGCCAACGACGGCGGCACCACGTCGATCAACGGCAACGGCGCCTCGCAGGCCTTCGGCAACTCCGCCACGCACGGCGACTGGAGCCCGCAGTTCGCGCTCATCCAGGGCTCGCTCAACAAGCCCTGCATCGGCCTGCCGGCCAAGGCCAACATCGGTTCGCTCGTCGGCGTCGTGCCGATCGCGGTCCAGGACATCAACGTCCTGTCCTCGCCGCAGAACCAGCAGTGCACCGAGAACTCCACCCAGGCGAAGGGCGACGAGGCCCTGTCGCACATCCTGGACGACATCCCGGTCCTGTCCGGCAATGGCGTCGGCAACAACTGA
- a CDS encoding chaplin, producing the protein MKYTKVAAVAAGTLMAMGAAAPAMADSGAEAVAANSPGVLSGNVLQVPVHVPINVCGNTVNVIGLLNPAFGNTCVNS; encoded by the coding sequence GTGAAGTACACCAAGGTTGCCGCCGTCGCCGCCGGAACCCTCATGGCGATGGGCGCCGCTGCGCCGGCCATGGCCGACTCCGGTGCCGAGGCCGTCGCCGCGAACTCCCCGGGCGTCCTGTCCGGCAATGTCCTGCAGGTTCCGGTCCACGTTCCGATCAACGTCTGCGGCAACACCGTGAACGTCATCGGTCTGCTGAACCCGGCCTTCGGCAACACCTGCGTCAACAGCTGA
- a CDS encoding rodlin, translated as MIKKVLATGAVAASVLGLSATQAMAIGDDGGTTSVNGNGASQAFGNAETHGDWSPQFGLVQGSLNKPCVGLPLKANVGSLVGLVPVAVQDINVLSSPQNQQCTENSTQAKGDEALSHILDNIPILSGNGANNS; from the coding sequence GTGATCAAGAAGGTTCTGGCTACGGGTGCCGTCGCCGCCTCCGTCCTCGGTCTCTCGGCTACGCAGGCCATGGCGATCGGCGACGACGGAGGAACGACCTCGGTCAACGGCAACGGCGCCTCGCAGGCGTTCGGCAATGCCGAGACCCACGGTGACTGGAGCCCGCAGTTCGGTCTGGTCCAGGGCTCGCTCAACAAGCCGTGTGTCGGTCTGCCGCTGAAGGCCAACGTCGGTTCGCTCGTCGGCCTGGTGCCGGTCGCGGTCCAGGACATCAACGTCCTGTCCTCGCCGCAGAACCAGCAGTGCACCGAGAACTCCACCCAGGCCAAGGGTGACGAGGCGCTGTCGCACATCCTGGACAACATCCCGATCCTGTCCGGGAACGGCGCCAACAACAGCTGA
- a CDS encoding chaplin, translating into MIVMAAASGILSAAGGYAHADASADGAAVGSPGVGSGNAVQVPVHVPVNLCGNTVNVIALLNPAFGNSCANVDSGKSDGGGNGGGHGGGSGASADGAATNSPGVLSGNLTQAPVHVPVNACGNTVDVVGALNPAMGNDCANVSGPDHRPPTEPPTEEPPTGKPPVEEPPAYQPPVEPPANEPPANEPPASAPPVEQPPVDHGPQRGGSQLAETGSAGLGLAAGASAVLMLGGAVLLRRTRGSQI; encoded by the coding sequence ATGATCGTCATGGCGGCGGCTTCGGGCATTCTGTCCGCGGCCGGCGGTTATGCACATGCCGACGCTTCGGCCGACGGAGCCGCTGTCGGTTCGCCGGGGGTCGGTTCGGGCAACGCCGTGCAGGTGCCCGTGCACGTCCCGGTCAACCTCTGCGGCAACACGGTGAACGTGATCGCCCTGCTCAACCCGGCATTCGGCAACTCGTGCGCGAACGTCGACTCCGGCAAGAGCGACGGCGGCGGCAACGGCGGCGGCCATGGCGGCGGCAGTGGTGCTTCCGCCGACGGTGCGGCCACCAACTCCCCCGGCGTGCTGTCGGGCAACCTGACCCAGGCCCCCGTGCACGTACCGGTCAACGCCTGCGGTAACACCGTCGACGTCGTCGGCGCGCTGAACCCGGCCATGGGCAACGACTGCGCCAACGTCAGCGGCCCGGACCACCGGCCGCCGACGGAGCCGCCCACCGAGGAGCCGCCCACCGGCAAGCCCCCCGTGGAGGAGCCCCCGGCCTACCAGCCGCCGGTGGAGCCGCCGGCCAACGAGCCGCCCGCCAACGAGCCGCCCGCCTCCGCGCCGCCGGTCGAGCAGCCTCCCGTCGACCACGGTCCGCAGCGCGGCGGTTCCCAGCTCGCCGAGACCGGCTCGGCCGGCCTCGGCCTCGCAGCCGGCGCCAGCGCCGTCCTGATGCTCGGCGGCGCGGTGCTGCTGCGCCGCACCCGCGGCTCGCAGATCTGA
- a CDS encoding acetyl-CoA C-acetyltransferase produces MPDHLDVVVCEPLRTPIGRFGGAFARQTPASLAARVIAEVVARTGVDPERVDEVILGHAYPSSDAPAIGRVAALDAGLPVSVTGAQIDRRCGSGLQAVLDAAMQIRAGFSDLVIAGGVDVMSAAPYYTHDGRWGIKGPGLQLHDSLARGRVTAGGVHHPVPGGMIETAENLRREYAVSRADQDALALRSQQRAARAAAEGRYEAEIVPVTVRNRKGETVVTADEHPRPDTTAEQLAALRPLMGKTDPDATVTAGNASGQNDAAAACLVTSAATAERLGLTPLVRLVSFARAGVPASTMGIGPVPATHAALGRAGLTLADLDLIELNEAFAAQVLACTRELGLGDKDHERINVNGSGVSLGHPVGATGARILATLTREMHRREARYGLETMCIGGGQGLAAVFERIAP; encoded by the coding sequence GTGCCCGACCACCTCGATGTCGTCGTCTGCGAACCCCTGCGCACGCCCATCGGCCGCTTCGGCGGAGCGTTCGCACGGCAGACGCCCGCCTCGCTCGCCGCCCGCGTCATCGCCGAGGTCGTCGCCCGCACCGGCGTCGACCCCGAGCGGGTCGACGAAGTGATCCTCGGGCACGCCTACCCCTCGTCCGACGCCCCCGCCATCGGCCGGGTCGCCGCCCTCGACGCCGGACTGCCCGTCTCCGTCACCGGTGCCCAGATCGACCGGCGCTGCGGCTCCGGGCTCCAGGCCGTACTCGACGCGGCGATGCAGATCCGAGCCGGCTTCAGCGACCTCGTGATCGCGGGCGGTGTCGACGTGATGAGCGCCGCCCCCTACTACACGCACGACGGACGCTGGGGCATCAAGGGCCCCGGTCTCCAGCTCCACGACTCCCTGGCCCGCGGACGGGTCACGGCGGGCGGCGTCCACCACCCCGTCCCCGGCGGCATGATCGAAACCGCGGAGAACCTACGCCGGGAGTACGCGGTCAGCCGCGCGGACCAGGACGCGCTGGCGCTGCGCTCGCAACAGCGCGCCGCCCGCGCGGCCGCCGAGGGACGGTACGAAGCGGAGATCGTCCCCGTCACCGTACGGAACCGCAAGGGCGAGACCGTCGTCACCGCCGACGAACACCCCCGCCCCGACACCACCGCCGAGCAACTTGCCGCGCTGCGCCCCCTCATGGGGAAGACCGACCCGGACGCCACCGTCACCGCGGGCAACGCCAGCGGCCAGAACGACGCGGCGGCCGCCTGCCTGGTGACGAGCGCCGCCACCGCCGAGCGGCTCGGCCTCACCCCGCTGGTACGCCTCGTCTCCTTCGCCCGTGCCGGAGTGCCCGCCTCGACCATGGGCATCGGCCCCGTCCCGGCCACCCACGCCGCACTCGGCCGCGCCGGGCTGACCCTCGCGGACCTCGACCTGATCGAGCTCAACGAGGCGTTCGCCGCCCAGGTCCTCGCCTGTACCCGCGAACTGGGCCTCGGCGACAAGGACCACGAGCGCATCAACGTGAACGGCTCCGGGGTCTCCCTCGGTCACCCCGTGGGCGCCACAGGAGCCCGCATCCTCGCCACCCTCACCCGGGAGATGCACCGCCGCGAAGCCCGCTACGGGCTGGAGACCATGTGCATCGGCGGCGGCCAGGGCCTCGCCGCGGTCTTCGAGCGCATCGCGCCCTGA
- a CDS encoding LysR substrate-binding domain-containing protein, translating to MELRHLTAFVAVAEELHFGRAAKRLQMAQPPLSQQIRQLEKQLGVQLFVRNTRSVRLTSAGESFLAPVRAVLGDLDEAVRAAKAAGRGEYGRVTIGFAGASSHETLPQLTRAVRAAHPGLELVMTGQTYANVALSRVADGSLDLGFVRLPVTRPGVTHRVIDEEELICALPLDHRLAQRDSVPLAVLADEPFVSFPANTGSTVRDAMTEACEAAGFTPRVVQEAPDSYTIMALVAAGVGVTLTVTSCRHIQQNGLVYRPLDGPPIRRQAALAWREDNPSAALRAVLAVAEEALPTPAPAG from the coding sequence ATGGAGCTGCGGCATCTGACCGCGTTCGTCGCCGTCGCCGAGGAACTGCACTTCGGCCGGGCCGCCAAACGGCTCCAGATGGCCCAGCCCCCGCTTAGCCAGCAGATCCGGCAGCTGGAGAAACAGCTCGGTGTGCAGCTCTTCGTACGCAACACCCGTTCCGTGCGCCTGACCAGTGCGGGCGAGTCGTTCCTCGCACCGGTACGCGCCGTGCTCGGCGATCTCGACGAGGCGGTACGAGCGGCCAAGGCTGCCGGACGCGGTGAGTACGGGCGGGTCACCATCGGATTCGCCGGAGCCTCCAGCCACGAGACGCTGCCCCAGCTGACCAGGGCCGTGCGCGCCGCCCATCCAGGGCTCGAACTCGTCATGACGGGCCAGACATACGCCAACGTCGCCCTGTCCCGGGTCGCCGACGGCTCCCTCGACCTCGGCTTCGTCCGGCTGCCGGTGACGCGGCCGGGCGTGACCCACCGGGTGATCGACGAGGAGGAACTGATCTGCGCGCTGCCCTTGGACCACCGGCTCGCCCAACGGGACAGCGTCCCGCTGGCGGTGCTCGCCGACGAGCCGTTCGTCTCGTTCCCCGCCAACACCGGATCGACCGTGCGCGACGCCATGACCGAGGCCTGCGAGGCCGCCGGGTTCACCCCGCGTGTGGTGCAGGAGGCCCCCGACTCGTACACGATCATGGCGCTGGTCGCCGCCGGAGTGGGTGTCACCCTGACCGTCACCTCCTGTCGGCACATCCAGCAGAACGGTCTGGTCTACCGGCCCCTCGACGGGCCGCCGATCCGGCGCCAGGCGGCCCTGGCCTGGCGCGAGGACAACCCCTCCGCCGCACTCCGCGCGGTGCTCGCCGTCGCGGAGGAAGCCCTGCCGACCCCCGCCCCGGCGGGGTGA
- a CDS encoding CoA transferase subunit A: MDRTDRPDKVVTMKAAVADFVRDGDTVCLEGFTHLIPTAAGHEIIRQGRKDLTVVRMTADIVVDQMLAAGCVSRLVSSFVGNSSAGSLGNLRRRIESADPAPLAFEEYSHYGMICRYLAGSQRLPFYPLRSYGGSDLPSVNSDLRKVTSPYPGPDGEPEQIYVVPPVNPDVTIIHAQRADRSGNTQIWGLTGIQAEAVYAARKAVVVVEELVDDEVIRSDPNRTLVPAHAVHAVVVCPRGAHPSFAQGYYDRDNAFYRAWSRISQDPDLIRAWLEEWVFGTADHAEYVARLGEEFWAGLAVGEALSRPVDYGRRL; encoded by the coding sequence GTGGACAGGACCGACCGGCCGGACAAGGTCGTGACGATGAAGGCGGCGGTCGCCGACTTCGTGCGTGACGGGGACACCGTCTGCCTCGAAGGTTTCACCCATCTCATCCCGACCGCCGCGGGGCACGAGATCATCCGCCAGGGCCGCAAGGACCTCACCGTCGTCCGGATGACCGCCGACATCGTGGTGGACCAGATGCTCGCGGCGGGCTGTGTCTCGCGGCTCGTCTCCTCCTTCGTCGGCAACTCGTCCGCCGGCTCGCTGGGCAACCTGCGGCGCCGCATCGAGAGCGCCGATCCCGCGCCGCTCGCCTTCGAGGAGTACAGCCACTACGGGATGATCTGCCGCTATCTCGCCGGCTCCCAGCGACTGCCGTTCTATCCGTTGCGCTCCTACGGCGGCAGCGACCTGCCGAGCGTCAACAGCGATCTGCGCAAGGTGACGTCGCCCTACCCGGGGCCGGACGGCGAACCGGAACAGATCTATGTCGTGCCGCCGGTCAATCCAGATGTGACGATCATCCACGCGCAGCGGGCCGACCGCAGCGGCAACACCCAGATATGGGGCCTGACCGGCATCCAGGCGGAGGCGGTGTACGCGGCGAGGAAGGCGGTCGTCGTGGTCGAGGAACTCGTGGACGACGAAGTGATCCGCTCGGACCCGAACCGTACGCTCGTCCCCGCCCACGCCGTCCACGCCGTCGTGGTCTGCCCGCGCGGGGCACACCCGTCCTTCGCACAGGGGTACTACGACCGCGACAACGCCTTCTACCGGGCCTGGTCGCGGATCAGCCAGGACCCCGACCTCATCCGGGCGTGGCTGGAGGAGTGGGTGTTCGGGACGGCCGACCACGCGGAGTACGTGGCGAGACTGGGCGAGGAGTTCTGGGCGGGCCTGGCCGTCGGCGAGGCGCTGAGCCGGCCGGTCGACTACGGACGCCGACTGTGA
- a CDS encoding CoA-transferase subunit beta, with translation MTLTAQDAPVTSSELLSVVASRELVARRTVFAGIGLPTLATELAHLTVAPEIEVVYESGVCGAHPSHLPETIADAVLITGAEAVISMPTLFGCVLQGGHIDVGFLGAAQIDRWGNLNTSVIGDWDSPSVRLPGSGGGVEVMANAREVFVVMRRHTRRSFTDPLDFCTTPGPDRALAEGIRPLGTGVTRVITELGILAREGIGHELRLVAVQPGVTVEQVRAATGWDLQVAGTVTTIEPPTAEELRLLREDVDPERVYLR, from the coding sequence ATGACCCTCACCGCACAGGACGCCCCCGTCACCTCGTCGGAGCTGCTGTCCGTCGTGGCGTCCCGCGAACTCGTGGCTCGCCGCACGGTGTTCGCGGGCATCGGGCTGCCGACGCTCGCCACCGAGCTGGCACATCTGACGGTCGCCCCCGAGATCGAGGTGGTGTACGAGTCGGGAGTCTGCGGCGCGCACCCCTCCCACCTGCCGGAGACGATCGCGGACGCCGTCCTGATCACGGGGGCCGAGGCGGTCATCTCGATGCCGACGCTGTTCGGCTGCGTGCTCCAGGGCGGACACATCGACGTCGGATTTCTCGGGGCCGCCCAGATCGACCGCTGGGGCAACCTCAACACCTCGGTCATCGGCGACTGGGACAGCCCGTCGGTGCGGCTGCCGGGTTCCGGTGGCGGCGTCGAGGTGATGGCCAACGCGCGTGAGGTGTTCGTCGTGATGCGCCGCCACACCCGGCGTTCCTTCACCGATCCGCTGGACTTCTGCACGACCCCGGGGCCCGACCGGGCGCTCGCCGAGGGCATCCGGCCACTCGGAACCGGCGTCACCCGGGTCATCACCGAACTCGGCATCCTGGCCCGTGAGGGCATCGGCCACGAACTGCGGCTGGTCGCCGTCCAGCCGGGCGTCACCGTCGAGCAGGTCAGGGCCGCGACCGGCTGGGACCTCCAGGTCGCCGGTACGGTCACCACGATCGAACCCCCGACCGCCGAAGAACTGCGCCTGCTGCGCGAGGACGTCGACCCCGAACGCGTCTACCTTCGCTGA
- a CDS encoding 3-hydroxyacyl-CoA dehydrogenase, whose protein sequence is MRIRIVGAGAMGRGIAQWAATAGHTVELCDVRAEAVKDAVEFVTAMLERAVHKGRLSAEECAATVGRLVPLDDPWAAGPDVELVIEAVREDPATKAEVFGRLERALPASAVFATNTSSLSVTGIAATLQDPTRLAGLHFFNPVPLMKIVEVVPGAATRPEIPPALTELVESCGHRAVTVADTPGFLVNHAGRGLVTEALALLEESVSDPAGIDRIAREVLGLRMGPFELMDLTGLDVTAAVIDSIWQGFRHEDRLRPSYLTPNRVAAGLHGRKTGQGWFAYGPDAPAPAAEPRVTGDADRPVYVVGSDPEADRLRAELAAAGAHVASGPVPAADAVVLVPVWGTTVASAVAAHGLPAGRTFGVDPLPSARRRRVLAVTPAADPAAARDARAVLARAGDGGEPWAVSVVRDTAGSVAQRLLASVVSVAASIAERSLATPADIDLAVTAGLGYPVGPLAWGDRVGAGRMLELHRALHASTGDPRHRPTRWVTERARLGLALTDPGRSPADCL, encoded by the coding sequence ATGCGGATCAGGATCGTCGGCGCCGGGGCCATGGGCCGCGGCATCGCCCAGTGGGCGGCGACCGCAGGACACACCGTCGAGTTGTGCGACGTACGCGCCGAGGCGGTGAAGGACGCCGTGGAGTTCGTGACGGCCATGCTGGAGCGCGCCGTGCACAAGGGCCGGCTGTCGGCCGAGGAGTGCGCGGCCACCGTCGGGCGTCTCGTGCCGCTCGACGACCCGTGGGCGGCGGGCCCCGACGTGGAGCTCGTCATCGAGGCAGTACGGGAGGACCCGGCGACCAAGGCCGAGGTCTTCGGCAGGCTGGAGCGTGCGCTGCCCGCCTCGGCCGTGTTCGCGACGAACACCTCGTCCCTGTCGGTCACCGGGATCGCGGCGACGCTCCAGGACCCGACGCGCCTGGCAGGGCTGCACTTCTTCAACCCGGTGCCACTGATGAAGATCGTCGAGGTGGTGCCGGGCGCGGCCACCCGTCCGGAGATCCCGCCGGCCCTGACCGAGCTGGTCGAGAGCTGCGGGCACCGGGCCGTCACGGTCGCCGACACTCCCGGATTCCTGGTCAACCACGCGGGGCGCGGGCTGGTGACCGAGGCGCTGGCGCTGCTGGAGGAGTCGGTCTCGGATCCGGCTGGCATCGACCGGATCGCGCGCGAGGTGCTGGGGCTGCGGATGGGCCCGTTCGAGCTGATGGACCTCACCGGCCTCGATGTGACGGCCGCGGTGATCGACTCGATCTGGCAGGGCTTCCGTCACGAGGACCGGCTCCGGCCCTCCTACCTCACCCCGAACCGGGTCGCGGCGGGCCTGCACGGCCGCAAGACCGGACAGGGCTGGTTCGCGTACGGCCCCGATGCGCCCGCCCCGGCGGCCGAGCCGCGGGTCACGGGCGACGCGGACCGTCCGGTGTACGTCGTGGGCTCGGACCCGGAGGCGGATCGGCTGCGCGCCGAGCTGGCCGCCGCCGGGGCGCACGTGGCGTCAGGTCCGGTGCCTGCCGCGGACGCCGTCGTACTCGTTCCGGTGTGGGGCACCACCGTCGCCTCGGCGGTCGCCGCGCACGGTTTGCCCGCGGGCCGCACCTTCGGCGTGGACCCGCTGCCGTCGGCGCGGCGGCGCCGGGTGCTCGCCGTGACGCCCGCCGCGGACCCGGCGGCCGCGCGGGACGCCCGGGCGGTGCTCGCCCGGGCGGGGGACGGCGGGGAGCCCTGGGCCGTGTCGGTGGTACGGGACACGGCGGGGTCGGTCGCGCAGCGGCTGCTCGCCTCCGTGGTCTCCGTCGCCGCTTCGATCGCGGAGCGCTCCCTCGCCACGCCCGCCGATATCGATCTGGCCGTCACGGCCGGGCTCGGTTACCCCGTCGGGCCGCTGGCCTGGGGCGACCGGGTCGGCGCCGGGCGGATGCTGGAGCTGCACCGGGCGCTGCACGCCTCGACGGGCGACCCGCGCCACCGCCCGACCCGCTGGGTCACCGAGCGCGCCCGGCTCGGGCTGGCACTGACGGACCCGGGCCGCTCCCCCGCCGACTGCCTGTAG